TTCCCTCGTAAATGTGAACCTGTACAGATTTCATTACATGACATTGAACCAGAAAAGGACTAGAGGTAAACCTGCTCCTAAGAGGAAGACCAGACGAAACAATAAGCGTACGTCATATGCGAATGTTGTCTTTAGATTAACCTGATTGGGAAATGCGTGTACTTTTCCACGGCAACTGTATCTCTCACCTCGGAGCCCAAAATTAATTCTTTCGCTGGATAATTTCTATTCTGATACGGACAACCTCCACCTAATTGCGAAAATGGCTGAAGAGTCCAAGATGTACATTTCGTACAACAATGTACATCAACTATGTCAGGAGTCGGCTgcaaagatcaagaaattcaacCCTGATTTCATCATAGCCATCGGAGGTGGAGGTTTCATCCCTGCCAGAATTCTGAGAACCTTCCTCAAAGAGGCTGACCAACCAAGTTTGAGAATTGTTGCAATCATACTGTCATTGTATGAGGATCTCGGAACAAAGGGTGATACTTCTGAGAAGCCTGGTGTGAAGGTCGAAAGGATCCAGTGGATCGATTATGAACgttcaaaaattgagcTGGTAAATAAGAGAATTTTGGTTGTGGATGAGGTGGATGACACAAGAACAACACTTCATTATGCTCTCAATGAACTCCAAAAGGATGCTGAAGAGcaagctttgaaaagggGGCTGGAAAAGAGTAACACCGAGTTTGCTATCTTTGTTCTTCACGATAAGATcaaacaaaagaaagcacAGCTGCCTAAGGAGATCTTGGAGTCGGAAAACAGATATATTGCTGCAAGAACAGTCCCAGATTGTTGGATCGCTTACCCTTGGGAGAGTACTGACATCGTGCCTCATACAAAATACGCAATAGAACAGGGTAATGATGCATTTATATAAACTGTAACTATATTCGATCTGATTGTTAGGTGTAAAAGTGATAATCTTTCCAAACCTCATTGTAGTTGACTTTCCCCTTTGTTTCAGGGACTCTTCTAACGACAAAAATGAAGAACATTATGCATATGAAGGTGAAGATAAAGTAAACTTCCCCGGTGGGCAAACGTTCGTTCACAATAGGGAAAAAATAAGATATAATGATTCCCGTGGTCCAGTTTACGGTGGCACCTAACGCTTGAGCAGCTGGGATGACATCGTGTTCTAACATCTCAGGGATCATCAAATACGGCACTGAAGATATACCAGTAGAGAATCCAATAACAAATACTGCAACAGATATCACCACTGCCCAATTCCAATCATTCCTCATACTCAAGGCCAACACAAATGAGCCCACAATCATCAGAAAATCGGACATCAAAAGCATAGgttttcttcctgtttTATCAATTAACAATGAGGACACCAGTGTTATAAATATGTTGATAACAGACAAAAAAATGTTGATCAGACTTGTGTTTTGGGGAAATATGCCGCTGAGCACATCCACACCGTAAAAAGTGATGGAATTCTGACCAGTGAGCTGAATTGAGAGCATCAAACCTATAATAGCAATCACATCTTTGTGGAATCTTGGAATTGTTAACAGTTGCCAAACCGTTATATTATCAACGTTAATGTCCACTGAGTAACGACGGGACTTTGAGGGAGcaagctcttcttcaataGCGGGGAGTGAATTGAATTCAGACGCGTTCGTATCGGTCACAGACCCATAAGTTTTACTGTGTCTCTGATTAACACTAAGGCCTCTCCAATGATACACTTCACCCTCAACTTCTTTATGCGTACCTCTGACTTTCTTAAGTAGCGCTGTTGCTCTCTTCACATCTTTCTTCACTGTAATAAGCCATTTCGGGGATTCCATTGTGAAGGGAAGTAGCAACGTGTAggtcaaagaaatcaagacgttgaaaaggaaaatgttCCTCCATTGCGTGTCATTAGCATAGTAGTAGCCCATGACTTGAGATGTAGTGATCCCACAGCAGATAGAGAGTTGCATCATTGTTCCCATGAACCCCCTATGAACAACTGGGGTGATCTCAAAGATCAACATTGGAGTCACAGCCAAACATGCTCCCGAACTCAATCCAGCTATAAATCTTCCCAGATTCAGCATCCCATAGGAGTTAGCAATTGTTAACAGAACCGAAGAGAGGACATATCCCAGAGAGACAAGTATACTGATCTTCTTTCTACCTATTTTGGTTGCTACCCATCCACTATACAGGGAGCCCAGCAGACCCCCAAAGGACAACATGGTGGTAATCATAGCCCGTTGACTAGATTTCATCGGGATACATTGTTCAAACAACTCCGGATGCTGGGCCCACCAAGACATGGGGCCTTCCTGATGCAGCCTACAAGATATAATTCTCTGGGGTGCGTTCAACTCACTCAGATGATAGCCAAACAGGAATGAACCTAAGCAGATCACTAATATGTTGAAGCCCAGCGTGGGTGTAACTTGAGCTTGGGTGTCGAAATgcatttttcagtttcaatgTTGCTATAAACAAACCAAAGTTGAGGGGAAACAATCTATAAAATAGGATTTTTGAAGTACGTGAATTGTTGCTGTCTGCCAGATTCGGGATGCCGATTTGATAAgagttttcagatttgATAGGGATGTAAGCAAAGCGGGTTGTTTCCAACGGAGAACGAACGATAATAACGCAGGAACTCATGACGATATGCAAAGAATCCCCTGATTATTTCTTCTAAAACGTAGCCCGGTTGTTCTTGTGTCGggtttccttcaaaaggGACCCTGTGTACTATGTGTTATCCGATCCTTAGAGGGAATCTCCGTGTAAGGGACATCCAGCATCTtgccaatttttcaaaagcaatTCTCAGATCTTTGGCACCTGACGTCCTAGTCCACGACAAGAGATACGTTCTTCCTGGGGGTGGTTTCAACGGCCTGAGCTTGCACTTATTACAATTGGCAATCGAGCTGGTATTATTTCTCGCATGTAGCAGGATCATACAACATCCAGACACCCCAACCCATATCCCTAATTACCACGTTCTCACATGCGCTCAACAAAAAACTCGTAACCCTCGTTTATTTTTTTAAGGAACCTCAAAAGATTTTCACACCTATAAATATCGTGAAAAACTATCCTCCATTTTCCTCTCTACTACACTAAACCAAATAATACCATGTCTAACTACAAAGTCGCCGACATTTCACTTGCTGCCTTCGGTAGAAAGGACATTGAACTCAGTGAGAATGAGATGCCAGGTCTCATTTACATCAGAGAGAAGTACGGACCTGCCCAACCTTTGAAAGGTGCCAGAATCGCCGGATGTCTGCACATGACTATTCAAACCGCCGTCCTCATTGAGACTTTGGTCGCCTTGGGTGCTGAGGTCACCTGGTCCTCATGTAACATTTTCTCCACCCAGGACCACGCTGCCGCTGCTATTGCTGCTACCGGTGTTCCAGTCTTTGCCTGGAAGGGAGAGACCGAGGAGGAGTACTTGTGGTGTATCGAGCAACAATTATTTGCCTTCAAGGACAACAAGAAGctgaacttgattttgGACGACGGTGGTGATTTGACTTCTTTGGTCCACGAGAAGTACCCTGAAATGTTGGATGACTGTTTCGGTCTGTCCGAGGAGACCACCACTGGTGTCCACCACTTGTACAAGATGGTCAAGGATGCTACCTTGAAGGTTCCTGCCATCAACGTCAACGACTCCGTCACCAAGTCCAAGTTTGACAACTTGTACGGTTGTCGTGAATCTTTGATCGACGGTATCAAGCGTGCCACCGATGTTATGATCGCAGGTAAGGTTGCCGTTGTCGCTGGTTTCGGTGACGTTGGTAAAGGTTGTGCCATGGCTCTTAGAGGTATGGGTGCCAGAGTTATCATCAGTGAGATTGACCCTATCAACGCTCTGCAAGCTGCTGTTGAAGGTTACCAAGTTGCCCCTCTTGATGACGTTGTCTCCATTGGTCAAATCTTTGTTACCACCACTGGTTGCAGAGACATCATCACCGGTAAGCACTTCGAGCAAATGCCAGAAGATGCCATTGTCTCCAACATTGGTCACTTCGACATTGAGATTGACGTTGCTTGGTTGAAGGCCAACGCTCAGGACGTCAGCAACATCAAGCCTCAAGTTGACAGATACTTAATGAAGAATGGTCGTCACGTTATTCTTTTGGCTGACGGTAGATTGGTCAACTTGGGTTGTGCCACTGGTCACTCTTCTTTCGTCATGTCctgttctttctctaaCCAGGTCCTGGCTCAAATTGCTCTGTTCAAGTCTAACGACAGTGAGTTCAGAAAGCAATTCGTTGAGTTCGAAAAGTCTGGTCCATTCGATGTTGGTGTCCACGTTTTACCAAAAATCTTGGATGAAACTGTTGCCAGATGCCATTTGGCTCACTTAGGTGCTAAGCTGACCAAGTTGTCCAGTGTTCAATCTGAGTACTTAGGTATCCCAGTTGAGGGACCTTTCAAGGTTGATCACTACCGTTACTAGCGACCCTTCTTTAGTGTTCTCATCATTTACTTCCTTGTATTATATGCATCAACTGCATTGGTCTAAGCTAATTACCTACAGAGCTTTTGCCtccttttcaattgttttttTGTGCTATTTTGATATACGTGTCATCTATAATTTACATAGTTAGAAATCTTCAACGGATTTATTCCTTTATATTGGCAGGGCAGTTTTGGTTCTCGCGTAAGCGATCCCGTAGGGTCCAAGGGCTCTTCGCGGATGATTTCATGAACTCTAATCTATGCACCTTAAATGATATATGTCTGTCTAATATGGCTGTTTATGCTACCAATTAGATGTGGGTATGTCTCTAGGTACTCTGATGAGGAGATTCTACAGTCGTCATTTACCTCAAGTCATCTTGAGCTGCTCAAGAATGAGACGAGGGGCTTATtccagttttcttggaataGTTACAAAGAGTACGGTCTTCCTTACGATGAAGTCAAACCTCTGAGTTGTACGCCTAATAAAAGACGGAAAGATAGTCTTGACTTACAAAATGATGTACTAGGAAACTACCACTTGACTCTTTTCGACAACTTGGACTCCTTGTTGGTGTTGGGACTTTGGGATCAATTCAATGAGACCCTCCAATACCTTGAAGATATTAACTTTGTCGATTTTGACATAGACAGCGACGTCAGTCTCTTTGAAACCGATATTCGTGTTCTTGGTGGACTACTCTCAGCTCACTTGTACCTTACAGATGAAAGGCATGTCATGTTTGAGCCCAAGAAAGGCAGAAGGTTACTTGAATTAGCTGTCGATTTGGCTGACAGGCTGCTACCAGCTTTCGATACGCCAACTGGAGTCCCCCTACCAAGAGTCAACTTAAAAGGCAATCCGGTTAACTCCAATCTTCCACATGATACGTGCACTGCATGAGCCACTACACCTCTGTTAGAGTTCTCCCTGCTAAGCAGATTGACAAATAATCCGATTTATGAAAAAGTATCAAAGAGAAGTTTCTACCAAATTTGGAACTCAAGGTCTTCTATAAATCTTCTCCCAATGACGATCGATCCTTTGGAATCTAAATGGCTAGATAATGTGAGTGGGATCGGTGCAAGCATTGATTCGTTTTACGAGTATGCATTGAAAGGGGCTATTCTTTtcgatgatgaagatcttttcaacGTTTGGAATATTGCCTACAATTCTGTGCAAAGCAACATGAAGACATTTAATGATTACCTCACCGTAAACGTCGACGTTACCAGCGGTAAGAATAGGGCCTACTGGATCGACTCTCTGAGTGCATTTTGGCCAGGATTGCAGGTGTTAGCTGGCCACATCAAGCCAGCAGTCAAAAGTCATCTAGTATATCTTAAAATTTGGAACTGTTTCCAGAGTATACCAGAGCGTTGGAGCATTAATGGAGACTTTACCATCGAGGGTTCTATGGCTTTGGAATGGTATCCCTTGAGACCAGAGTTTATTGAAAGCACATATCATCTTTACAGAAGCACTAGAGATCCAATATACCTCGCCATCGGTCAGGATCTTCTCATGAAACTTCGATCCATGTTCCTGTGTCCCTGTGGTCTCTGTGGATTTCAAGATATACGAAGCGGGATCAGACAAGATCGAATGGAGAGCTTTGTCCTCAGCGAGACATTGAAATATCTCTACCTATTGTTTGATGAAAACAATTACATTCATAATGTCTTAGAAAAACAGAACAATATGATTTTCTCCACAGAGGGACATCCGTTCTGGTTGGCAACGCATAATCGGTCTCTTAACGACCCAGCACAGTACTTTACCACATCGCCGTTGCTGACAGAACATAAATTCCTCGACCGCATACCTTTACTGGGTACCTTATGGAACAGACTCTATCCCGAGAAAACAACCAACGACCGCCCCACGTTGCCGTCGCTGTCTTTACCTCATTCATCGTGCGAGTTCGTAGCCAGGAATACCGACACATTTTTATCGTCACACTTACTGCAGGATCCTACAATATGCCATATCgacaaaatatttgaaaaGTCTCTAATCACACCACCATATATGAATTCAACTACCGCCATTGAATTCCAAGACAATTTCTACCATAACTACGGCGGTGCGAACAAAGACAGCTTAACCAGTACACCCATACTAGAAACAGAGGTTGTTACTTATAGAATAGACCCTTTTTTCGGGGGCCAGAACACTTTGATGGACTTTGGACTTGATTTTGTCATTCCAACCATCAGAGATTTGAGACTATCATTTGAGATAATCAAACCATTTGAGACAAGTTCTCTAGGACTATTAGACAATGCCGCAATAGACGCCTTTAGTCCGCTTTTCGACAATAGACACCTGGACTATGTGACCAAACTTGTCAGCATCAATGGGGTCGACATCCCCACTAACAGCAATGTTTACTGCGTCAAAGTTTCCCCCTCACTAATCAAATCGGATCAGATTCGCATTTCGACCAAGGGTTATTTTACTTTTGACAACAATCCTGTCATTAACCTAATAGTCTACACAGATCTCGACCAAGACTTCGGGGTATCATCCGTAGTCTGAAAAGATTACCctgaaaatggaaaatgAATGagagtgaaaaaaataagaaagtaaaaaaagaaaagtaaTAGACAATAATAGGAGAATAATGTTCCGTGACAAGATCTTAGTTGTATCGAAAACCTGGATGGGCAAGGGAAGGGATTACTCGATTCGTAAAATCTGAAAATTATTTGGAAACGCCGCATCACGTTTCTGTTAGGCGCCAATCTAAGTCCGTCCCATCTTAGAATCCAAATCAGTAGTAGCCCATCTTGAGACCCGAATCGCCGATTGTGAACCACAACTGAAATTGTAACTGTGggaagtttttttttccacaAGTGGCCCAAAAACCATTTCCTCCAATCGAATCGGTGGCATTTTTTCCGCCAGTACCTAGTCTACCTTCCTTTATCTTATCTGTAAACCCTCCCTACACCAAACCAGAAGCgcaggaaaaaaaaaaagaaatactACTACATCAACgcttttcctttttcttttcctgaTTAATAAATACAGTCAAGTCATACAAAGGTCTTTTTCCTTCCCTGAGAACATCATCACTTGAATGTCAGACTTTGCAAAGAATCTATTCGGATTCGGTAAACTGCCTGCGCAGAAATATGACCAAGGCTCCAAAGTGGAATCGAATGGCAATCCGATAACACAATTTCCTAATATTCTGCAGACTCCAATTCCTACCACAGCGGTCAGCAAAGGTGAAAGCATTTACGGGACCACCACAACTTTGAACACCGACCTATGCAAGAAATACGGCGAAGTGAAGAGCAATGCTTCTCCATCACCCGCACCAATTACTAAGGAATCTCTGGAGAAGGCAAAACCTTGCAAACCCCCCGTATCCTTagaagcaaaagaaacttcTGCGGGAACCGCCACCGATATTCCTAGAGGCAAGCTACGAGTTAGCATCGAGGAGGCTCAATGCCTGAATATCTCCCCCACTAGTCCTTCGTTGCCATACGTGGTGTGCACTTTTGAAAGTACTGAGTTCATTACTCATGGACCCGAAAGTATTAGTAACGGTAATGCCAATACCGCTAAACCTGTCTACCATCGGCaatcatcttccaaactgACTTCTTTGGCCAAGTTGAACTCCTCAAGTCATCTCGACACTTCCACCGAGGACAACTGCAATCCCATCTGGCATCATCAGGCCACGTTTGATGTAATTGGTGCTAGTTCTGAACTTGATATTAGTGTCTACGACGAGTACAGAGATGGCTTATTTCTGGGCCACGTCAGAATTCTCCCCAAAACAATTGTGCACAATACCACGTCCGAAAAATGGCTAGATCTGCATCCACGGGTTGTTGGTGAGACCGTCACGGGCAAAATTAAAGTtaaacttgaatattttgacGTCACTAAAAGACAGTACGGTCCAGAAGATTTTGAGGTGTTACGACTGTTAGGAAAGGGTACCTTTGGCCAGGTCTATCAAGTCAGAAAGAAGGATACCAAACGCATCTATGCGATGAAGGTTTTGAGTAAAAAGGTCATTGtcagaaagaaagaaattgcGCATACAATTGGTGAGCGTGACATTTTAGTTACCACTGCCTCTACTGCATCACCGTTCATCGTCggattgaaattttcattCCAAACTCCTTCAGATTTGTACCTTGTTACAGATTACATGTCTGGTGGAGAGCTATTTTGGCATTTGCAGAAGGAGGGCAGGTTCTCTGAGGAGCGTGCCAAGTTCTATATTGCTGAACTGGTTTTATCTCTTGAACACCTACATGACAACGACATTGTCTACAGAGA
This is a stretch of genomic DNA from Komagataella phaffii GS115 chromosome 3, complete sequence. It encodes these proteins:
- a CDS encoding Dimeric hypoxanthine-guanine phosphoribosyltransferase; translated protein: MAEESKMYISYNNVHQLCQESAAKIKKFNPDFIIAIGGGGFIPARILRTFLKEADQPSLRIVAIILSLYEDLGTKGDTSEKPGVKVERIQWIDYERSKIELVNKRILVVDEVDDTRTTLHYALNELQKDAEEQALKRGLEKSNTEFAIFVLHDKIKQKKAQLPKEILESENRYIAARTVPDCWIAYPWESTDIVPHTKYAIEQGNDAFI
- a CDS encoding Putative transporter, member of the sugar porter family — protein: MHFDTQAQVTPTLGFNILVICLGSFLFGYHLSELNAPQRIISCRLHQEGPMSWWAQHPELFEQCIPMKSSQRAMITTMLSFGGLLGSLYSGWVATKIGRKKISILVSLGYVLSSVLLTIANSYGMLNLGRFIAGLSSGACLAVTPMLIFEITPVVHRGFMGTMMQLSICCGITTSQVMGYYYANDTQWRNIFLFNVLISLTYTLLLPFTMESPKWLITVKKDVKRATALLKKVRGTHKEVEGEVYHWRGLSVNQRHSKTYGSVTDTNASEFNSLPAIEEELAPSKSRRYSVDINVDNITVWQLLTIPRFHKDVIAIIGLMLSIQLTGQNSITFYGVDVLSGIFPQNTSLINIFLSVINIFITLVSSLLIDKTGRKPMLLMSDFLMIVGSFVLALSMRNDWNWAVVISVAVFVIGFSTGISSVPYLMIPEMLEHDVIPAAQALGATVNWTTGIIISYFFPIVNERLPTGEVYFIFTFICIMFFIFVVRRVPETKGKVNYNEVWKDYHFYT
- a CDS encoding S-adenosyl-L-homocysteine hydrolase; translated protein: MSNYKVADISLAAFGRKDIELSENEMPGLIYIREKYGPAQPLKGARIAGCLHMTIQTAVLIETLVALGAEVTWSSCNIFSTQDHAAAAIAATGVPVFAWKGETEEEYLWCIEQQLFAFKDNKKLNLILDDGGDLTSLVHEKYPEMLDDCFGLSEETTTGVHHLYKMVKDATLKVPAINVNDSVTKSKFDNLYGCRESLIDGIKRATDVMIAGKVAVVAGFGDVGKGCAMALRGMGARVIISEIDPINALQAAVEGYQVAPLDDVVSIGQIFVTTTGCRDIITGKHFEQMPEDAIVSNIGHFDIEIDVAWLKANAQDVSNIKPQVDRYLMKNGRHVILLADGRLVNLGCATGHSSFVMSCSFSNQVLAQIALFKSNDSEFRKQFVEFEKSGPFDVGVHVLPKILDETVARCHLAHLGAKLTKLSSVQSEYLGIPVEGPFKVDHYRY
- a CDS encoding Alpha mannosidase-like protein of the endoplasmic reticulum required for degradation of glycoprotein; translated protein: MLPIRCGYVSRYSDEEILQSSFTSSHLELLKNETRGLFQFSWNSYKEYGLPYDEVKPLSCTPNKRRKDSLDLQNDVLGNYHLTLFDNLDSLLVLGLWDQFNETLQYLEDINFVDFDIDSDVSLFETDIRVLGGLLSAHLYLTDERHVMFEPKKGRRLLELAVDLADRLLPAFDTPTGVPLPRVNLKGNPVNSNLPHDTSSINLLPMTIDPLESKWLDNVSGIGASIDSFYEYALKGAILFDDEDLFNVWNIAYNSVQSNMKTFNDYLTVNVDVTSGKNRAYWIDSLSAFWPGLQVLAGHIKPAVKSHLVYLKIWNCFQSIPERWSINGDFTIEGSMALEWYPLRPEFIESTYHLYRSTRDPIYLAIGQDLLMKLRSMFLCPCGLCGFQDIRSGIRQDRMESFVLSETLKYLYLLFDENNYIHNVLEKQNNMIFSTEGHPFWLATHNRSLNDPAQYFTTSPLLTEHKFLDRIPLLGTLWNRLYPEKTTNDRPTLPSLSLPHSSCEFVARNTDTFLSSHLLQDPTICHIDKIFEKSLITPPYMNSTTAIEFQDNFYHNYGGANKDSLTSTPILETEVVTYRIDPFFGGQNTLMDFGLDFVIPTIRDLRLSFEIIKPFETSSLGLLDNAAIDAFSPLFDNRHLDYVTKLVSINGVDIPTNSNVYCVKVSPSLIKSDQIRISTKGYFTFDNNPVINLIVYTDLDQDFGVSSVV